Within Petrotoga sp. 9PW.55.5.1, the genomic segment AAAAAAATCGATTAAGGGAAATTATAAGAGATTATGGGGAAATAATTATAAATAGATGAAAAAATCTTAAAATATCTATTTTTTTTTGAAAAGAATTTTGAAGATTAAAAAAACGGAGACGATTATTTTTCGTCTCCGCTAAGTGTTTATTTTATATAGTTTTTATATCAAATGTTTTGGCAACTGTTTCTAAGACATTTGGAGAAAGGAAAGCCGGTAATGTTGGACCTAACCTTATTCCCTTTACTCCCATATAAAGTAGAGCAAGTAATACTGCTACAGCTTTTTGTTCGTACCAAGCAATATTGTATTCAATTGGAAGTTCGTTGATATCGTTCAATCCGAATGCTTCTTTTAATTTTAAAGCTGTTAATACTAAGGAGTAAGAATCATTACATTGACCTGCATCTATAACTCTTGGTATTCCTTCAATATCTCCTAAATCTAACATGTTGTATCTGTACTTTGCACATCCTGCTGTAAGAATAACGGTATCTTGCGGAAGTTCTTTTGCAAAATTCGTATAATAATTTCTTTCCTTGTTTCTTCCATCACAACCACCCATAACATAGAACTTAGATATTTTCCCTGCTTTTACGGCTTCAACAATTTTATCTGCTACTTGAGCAGTTTGTTGATGTGCAAATCCTATAGTAATTTTCTTGCCTTCTCTTTTCTTAATTGGACCAATTTCTAATGCCTTTTTTATCACTGGAGAGAAATTTTTCTGTCTGTTATCTTTTCTATTTGGAATATGAGTTACTTCTGGCCAACCAACAAGCCCTGTTGTAAATATTTTATCTTTGTAAGATTCTCTTGGTTTTTGTATACAGTTAGTCGTCATGACTATAGCTCCACCAAATTCCTCGAATTCTTGTTGTTGTTTCCACCAAGAACCTCCGTAATTTCCAACCAAATGATCATATTTTTTTAGTTCTGGATAAGCATTTGCAGGAAGCATCTCACCATGAGTATATACTTTTATTCCTGTACCTTTTGTTTGTTCTAAAATTTCATAAAGATCTAATAGATCATGTCCACTTACCAATATGGCAGGTTCTTCATATGTTCCTGTATAAACCTCCGTCATTTCTGGATTTCCAAAACAAGAAGTATTTGCTTCATCTAGTAAAGCCATTGCATTTACTGCGTATTTACCAGTTTCCAAAACTAAGTTTGTTAATTCTTCTGCTGTTATATCATTACGCAAAGTTTGTGACAAAGCATTTTCAATGAAAGTAAGAATATCGTCGTTAGAATTTTTTAATACATAAGCATGATCTGTATAAGCGGCTACTCCTTTTAATCCAAATAATAGAAAACTTTTTAGTGATCTTATATCCTCATTCTCCTCTGAAAGAATTCCGACTTTTTCAGCTTTTTCAAGATATTCTTCTTCTGTTTTCTCTTGGGGAGCCCATATTGCTGCATCTGGTACTTCTTCGTTAAAACTCTTTCCGTATTTCTTTTCATAGGCTTCTTTGAATTTCTTTTCTATAATATTTCTTTTTTCAAGGGCTTCATTTATATATTCCACAATTCTTTCTTCATCAAAATTAACGTTAGTTATCGTAACGAATAAACCTTCTGCAACATAGAGATCAACGTCTGAATCCTCGACTTCTACTTCTCTTGCTTTTATACTCCAATAAGATATTCCTTTTAGAACATAAATTAAAAGATCTTGTAGGTTAGCAGTTTCTGGAGTTTTTCCACAAATACCTGAAAATACACAGCCTTCATTTCGTAAAGTTTCTTGACACTGATAACAAAACATTCCCATACAATTTCTCCTCCTTTGGAAAATTAAATAAATAATTTATATTTTTATGCCTTTATCATAGTTAAAATCATTTTAAATTCATTTTTTGCAGTTAATCCATGAGAATGGTTTGCAGGCATTATGATTGCTTCTCCTTCTTTAAGATTATAAGATTTTCCATCTATAATAATTTCTGCCTCGCCTTCTAAAACATGAACTAATGCATCATAAGGTGCTGTGTGTTCACTCAATCCTTGATCTTTAGTAAAAGCGAATAATGTTACCGTTCCCGTTGTTTTATCAACAATAGTTCTACTGACAACATTCCCTTGTTGATAACCAACTAAATCTTTGAGTATAGAAACGTTATTTAATAAAACTTTGTCGATTTCTTTATTAGACATATATTTTCCTCCCCTTTTGTATTTCTAGTTTAATTTAAGTATAATAAATATGAATGCTTTTTTCAGTAACATATGTTACACATATTCCTTAAGGGCTTTAGGGAGGTAAGAAATTTGGACAGATTCATCGATATAATAAGTAGAATAAATATTTTTTCAAATTTTACTAAGGGTGAATTACTTAAAATATTTGGTAATACATCTTACCATATAAAAGAGTATTCAAAAGGAACTTTGATAAGAAATTCTGGAGAAAGAGTAGAAGAATTTATGATTTTGGTTGATGGTCAAGTTATTACAGAAATGGTTGATTTTAACGGAAAATCTTTAGAAATTGAAAGAATAAAAGCACCTGATATCTTAGCTTCCGCTTTACTTTTTGCGAAGGAAAATTATTTGCCCGTAGATGTAATAGCAGCAACCAACGTAACTTTAATTTGCATTGAGAAAAAGTATTTGATTAAATCTTTCAAAGAAAATTCTGACTTTCTTTTGTCTTTTTTAGAAGATATTGGAGAGAAATTTCTATTTGTCGCTGAAAAATTAAGAATGAACACTTTTAATACAATTAGAGATAAGTTCACGATGTATCTTTTAAATCTATATAATCAACAAAATAAATCAATTGAATTGAAAATACCTCTTACTTTAGAAGAGCTTTCAAATTTATTTGGAATAGAAAGACCTTCATTATCAAGAGTAATTTCAGAAATGCAAAAGGAAGGTTTATTTGAAAAAAATGGAGATAGAATTATTTTAAAAAAATTGAAGAAATAATCATGTTATAATATATTTGAGATTAAAAAAGTTTTTAAGGGGGTATTAAACAAATGGAGATTTTTTTAGATACTGCAAATATAGAAGAAATTAAAACAGGTGTTGTATGGGGAATAGTCGATGGTGTTACAACCAATCCAACTTTAGTTTCAAAAGAAAACGCTGTATTTGAAGAAAGAATAAAAGAGATTTGTGAAACTGTAGAAGGACCTGTAAGTGCGGAAGTAGTTTCAACTGAGTACGCTGGAATGGTAAAAGAGGCTAGAGAACTTGTTAAAATTAGTGAGTATGTTGTAGTTAAAATTCCTCTAATACCTGATGGGATAAAGACAATAAAAACTTTATCTAAAGAAGGAATAAAGACAAATGCAACGTTAGTTTTCAGCCCCTTACAAGCACTTCTTGCAGCTAAAGCGGGAGCAACATACGTAAGTCCTTTTATAGGAAGAATGGATGATATAGGAAATACAGGTATGGAAATAGTTGAACAGATTAAAGTTATATTCAGTAATTATGGATATGAAACAAAAATTATTGTCGCTAGCGTGAGACATCCTCAACATGTTTTAGAAGCTGGGTTAGTAGGAGCAGATGTTGTTACCGTACCTTTTAATGTTCTTGATAAGATGTTCCATCATCCAATGACAGACATTGGGCTTGAAAGCTTCTTAAGTGATTGGAAGAAATACCAAGATTATTTGAAAAACAAAAATTAACCTTTAAAACTCACCATTTTTTGGTGAGTTTTATTATCTATAATACATATAAGAAGCAACATAATAACCAATTAAGGAACCTACCACAACATCCGATAGCCAATGCCTGTCTTCAATAAGACGAGAAAGAGAAATGCTAAAAGGAATTGAAAAGATCCAAGGATTGTATTGCATTGCATAAGGGGTATAAGCTGCCCAACTAACAGCAGAATGTCCTGAAGGGAAAGATGTGTACGTGGAACCCTCAGTAAGAGGGGCAAACGGTTTAAAAGAATATGTATCATTTTCAGGATTTGGCCTTTCTCTTCCCACAAAAATTTTTGTAGTTATAATTATACTACCCGTCAATGCAGAAGAAAGAATGGAGTCTGTAGCGACTTTTTTTAATTTATCATCATTTAATAAATAACCCGCACTATATCCACTTATTGGTAGTAATACTAAGAAAAAATAATCATAGTTAGTTAAAAACTCTGAAATAGATTCTAATGTATTGTTATTATTTTCTTTAATAAAACTACGACTCAAATCATCAAAGTTGAAATTAAACCTATTTATATCAGTACTTTCCTTAGTTAGCAAATCGTTAGAAAAAAATGAATGTGAAAAAATAAATAATAAAATTATTAAAAAAAATTTTTTCGACATTTTATATCACCAACCCTTTTATATTTTTTTAAAAAATATAAAAGAACATAATTAAAATATATCCTATTATAGCACAAATTATAGGAATAATTATCTTTTTTATAACAGAGTAGATACTTACTTCGAAGTATTTAGTCGTTAGTAAAAGGCAAAGATGTACTGGTGACAGGAGAACTCCCAAAACCGAAAAAAAGTATGTTGTTATAGCCACTGGAACCAAAGGTATTATTCCTGCTTCAACAAAAGACAAAGCTATAGGCATAGTAACGGCAAAACCTGCTTGGGTTATTCCTGTTATTAAACCAATCACAATAGGGGATATCATTATTATCCACCAAGGACTTACTCCCCAAAGAGTTAAATTACCAACAAAATCATTTGATAAGTTTGAAACGGTTATAAAATTTTTATACCAAAAAACAAATAGTAACAACAAAATGGTTTCCCCTCTAATATTTAAAATATCTTTGTAATTTTTATTATAAATTGTATAAACTAAGGAAACAATTAATACTACTATCCATCCCGGAAGAGAAGATACAACACCAATAATTATGATAATAATTGGTAAAATAGATTTGAAAAGACTTATCCAATTATCTTTATCTTTTTTTACTTTTATTTTTCCATTTTTGAAATAGATCCATCCTCCCATTATAGCAAATAATCCTATTGGTAATTGAAGCAACAATAATCTAGTAAGATTTATTCCAGTCAAGGCACTTTCTAGTATAAGAGCAGGATATAAAATCCAAAAAAATTCCATGCTATGTCTAAACCAATAATTCATAGCCGTTGCTTCAACTCTATCAATTTTATTTTCATCTGATATGTCTTTAACCATCGGAGCTGTAAACATTGCCCCTCCTGGCATAGGAAGTAACCCAAGCAACATCGGCATTAAACCAATTGCTTGTCTTGAATTAAAAAGAGATTCTATATTTTTGGCAAATATTTGAGAACTACCGCTTCTTTTCATCGTATCTGATAACAGATAGATTCCATAAATAACAAGAATAACTTCGTAAAAATCTTTTTGTGTTAAAGTTTCTATCAAACCCCTGCCTATATAATTCAAATTCAAAGAAACTATTGCTGTTATAATAGTTGCAATGAAAATAGCCCAGTGAACTTTTTTGATTAATTTTATGGATATTACCATGAAACTATTGCTGTTATAATAGTTGCAATGAAAATAGCCCAGTGAACTTTTTTGATTAATTTTATGGATATTACCATGCTAACTAATCCAGATAATATGGACACTACGGCCAAATTATTCACCTCTATTGTAAGCAAGACTAACTATATTTTATTATACCATAAAAAAACGTGTCGCTTAAAGCGACACGTCATTTTTCTTTTATTATTTTTTTCTTAGTACATTTCTGGGGTTTGTGGCATTTCTGGGTGACTTTCTTCTTTTGGTTCTTCTGCTACCAAAACTTCTGTAGTTAAAAGCATGGAAGATATTGATGCCGCATTCTGTAGAGCACTTCTTGTAACTTTTGTTGGATCGATTATACCAGCTTCAAACATGTTTGTGTATTTCTCTTTTAAAACATCATAACCGTATGCTTCATCATTTTTTTCTAATATTCTTTCTATAATAATTGCTGGTTCTAATCCGGCATTTCTAAGAATTAGTTTTGTTGGGGCATCTAATGATTTTGCTACCAATTGAGCGCCTATTTTTTCATCACCAGATAGAGTGTTAGCAAACTCTTCTATATCTTTCTTTATTTTTAGTAACGTTACTCCACCACCAGCAACGATTCCTTCTTCTACTGCAGCTCTTGTTGCTGAAAGTGCATCTTCAATTCTATGTTTCTTTTCCTTTAATTCAGTTTCTGTAGCTGCACCAGCTTTGATAACAGCAACCCCACCAGAAAGTTTTGCTAATCTTTCTTGTAATGTTTCTTTTTCATAATCAGATGTAGTATTCTCAATTTGGGCTTTTATTTGAGCAATTCTTTCTTTAATAGCGTCTGTTTCGCCTTTTCCTCCAACAATAATAGTATCTTCTTTTCCAACTCTTACAACATCAGCCTGTCCAAGATCATTAATGGTTACATCTTCTAATGTTAATCCAACTTCTTCAGATATTACTGTTCCGCCTGTTAATATTGCGATATCTCTTAGCATTTCTTTTCTTCTATCACCAAAGCCAGGAGCTTTTACTGCAACGGATTCTAATGTTCCTCTTAATTTGTTTAGAACCAATGTAGAAAGAGCTTCTCCTTCAACATCTTCTGCAATAATTACTAATGGTTTACCTGATTGAGCAACTTTTTCTAAAATTGGAACTAAAGATTTAACTGCTGATATTTTCTTATCCGTGATTAAGATATAAGGTTCTTTCATCTCTGCTTCCATTTTTTCTGTATTTGTTACGAAGTAAGGCGAGATGTATCCTCTGTCGAATTGCATACCTTCTGTAAACTCAACATATGTTTCGAGTGTTTTAGAATCTTCAACTGTTATAACGCCATCTTCTCCAACCTTATCCATCGCTTCTGCTATAATATTACCTATTTCTTCATTGTTAGCAGAAATAGAAGCTACATGAGCTATATCTTCTTTGCTTGATAGTTTTCTACTTGAATTTCTAATTTTTTCTACAGCCTTGTCTGTAGCTTTTGCTATACCGTTTCTCATTAAAATTGGGTTTGCACCAGCAGCAACGTTTTTCAAACCTTCTTGAATCATTGCTTGAGCTAAGACTGTTGCTGTAGTTGTTCCATCGCCAGCAATATCGTTTGTTTTTGAAGCAACTTCTTTTACTAATTCAGCCCCTAAAGCTTCAAATTTATCTTTTAGTTCTATTTCTTTCGCTATTGAAACACCATCGTTTGTTATTGTAGGTGAACCCCAACTCTTTTCTAAAACCACGTTTCTTCCTTTAGGACCTAATGTAATCTTAACAGCATCTGCAACTACGTTAACTCCTCTTTCTAAAGCTCTTCGTGCATCTTCGTTAAATTTTAATATTTTTGCCATATTCTATACACCTCCTATTTTTTAGTCTTCTACCTTTGCTAATACGTCATCAATGTCTATTATGATGTAATCTTCATCATCTATCTTTATTTCAGTACCCGCATATTTAGAGAAGATAACCTTGTCTCCTACTTTGATATCGTAGTCTTCCTCTAACTTTCCAACTTCCTTTACTTCAGCTTTTTGCGGTTTTTCTTTTGCTGAATCGGGTAAAACTATACCTCCCTCGGTCTTCTTTTCTTCTACTATAGGCTTAATGAGTAGTCTATTTCCTAGTGGTTTTACTGTCATAAACTTATACCCCCTTTTTTATTTAATATTTTATTATTTTTAGCAATCAAATATTAAGAGTGCTAATCCTGTTATATGATACCACTTATGTGAAAAAGTATCAAGAGGTAAAAAAGGAGATTATAGAAGATTATAGGCAATTAGAAGTAATTATTGTTGATTAGAAGGCTAATCCTCCGTTTTTCTTTAATTTTCTCCAAAATGCTCTGTTTTCTTTGTTTTTTTACCTAATGGCAAATAATTTAATACCTTTTTTTAAAATTTTCGATAATTTTCTTAAAAATATCTAATACTTTTGGATCAAAATGTGTTGGAGATGTTCTTTCATCCCCCACAGTTATTATTTTCATGCTTTGCTCGTGAGTAAAACTTTTTTTGTACGGCCTTCTACTGCGGAGAGCATCATAAACATCTGCGATAGCAACAATTCTAGCTTCAATAGGAATATCTTCTCCTTTTAAACCAAATGGATACCCTGTTCCATCCCATCTTTCATGATGATAGAGAGCAATGTTTTTTGCGACCTTAAAAATTTCCGCATCTCCTATTATTTCTGCGCCATATTCTGTGTGTTTTTTAATTATTAAGAATTCCGTAGGAGTTAATTCCCTTGGTTTTTTTAGAATTTCTATAGGGATTAATATTTTACCAATATCATGATAATATGCATACCTTTTTATTTCTTGGCAAGTTTCCTCTTTAAGATCCAATTTTTTTGCTATTTCATAACTTATATCGCATATTCTTTCCATATGGATATTAGTTTCAGAATCAAAATTTTCAGCTACATTACTTAGTTTCTGTAGAGAATAATTATATGCATCTATTGCTTCTCTTTCTTTAAATTTCAAATCAATAAAAATCTCAATTAATCTTCCAAAAATTTCCATAATTTTTTTGGAACTTTCTGAAAAAGTCAATGCTTTTTTGGAATTAACTGAAATATTGCCTAAGAATAATTCTCCATTATATAAGTCTATAAATAAACTACTTTTTATTTGTGACGATTCTATTTTTGAAAAAATATTTTCAGTTTCTTTTGGAATATTTTGATTGTAATCATTTAGATTATTTATTTCTTTAACGTGTTTTCCTACTTTGATAACTTCTTCAATCGGTAAATATGCATTGTATATATCCTTAGGAAATCCATGTGCTGCATAGATTTTCCAGGTATGATCAGAAACAAGGCCTATACTTCCTGCTTCAGCTTCTGGTAATAAATTAATTAAACCTTCTAAAGAATTATTTAAAATACTTTTGGTATCGTTACTTTCAATGAAAGAATAAAAGATACTATGAATTTTTTCTAATTTCTCACTTAACTCTTTATTTTCATCACTTAAAATTGATATTTTTTCAAATGAGTTTTCTAGTTCTTTATTAGTTAATTTTATATTTTTTACCATCGTTCTACTTCTAATATTAAAAAAAATCAATGCAATAAAAAAACCTGAAAGAATAACTATAGAAAATATTAGAAGTCTATTCGCTTGTTTCTGACGTTCTAAAATATATGAAGTATCTATACCCATCCATAAATTTTGAATTAACTCAAAATCTGAGCTTTTTAAAACAGTTTTTAGTGTTCTGTCAAATTCTTTTAATGCCTCATTTTTACTATTAATTTTGGAAGCAAAAGTCAAAGGTTGTGGGTCAAAGATTTTCATATATTTTATATTTGGCTTTAGATCGTTCAAAATTAAGTATCTTTGAATGACTCTTTCATCTTCTATAGCAGCTGATTCAATCTTTTTATCTAATAAATCTTTTATGATTTCGTCAGTTGTAGAATATTCTATTATGTTGTTAAATCCTTCGTTTTCCAAGACTCCTTTTAAAAAGCTGTTTTTTAAAATCCCTATTTCATAATTTTTTAGTTCATTGTAAGTTTTATTATTATCGTATAAAGTCATTATGAATGGCGTAGAAGATATAACTGAATCAAAAAAATTGAAGATTTCTTTTCTTTCTTTGGTTGGAATAATTAGACCAATCAAGTCATAATCATCTGTATTTAAAAAAGTTTCATAGGCTTCATCCCAATTCATTATCGTTATATTAAATGTCAGATTAGAATTTTTTTCTACTTCTTTTAAAATATCTACAGCAAAACCGGATATTATTCCTTCATTATCAATGTAAATATCTGGGTAATAATCTCCAAAAATTACATTTAATATATTTGAGAACGCATTTAAAAACATAATTAACATAAGAGTAACCAAAATATATTTTTTAACCATGATATATACCCTCGCTAAATACAGTTTGTCTAATTTTACCATAAATCTTTAAATTAACAAAAAATTCAAATTAATCGATATGTTATAATAATTGTAAGCGTTATTATTTTAGAAATTAATAAAATTAAGGGAGTGATTGCGTGAGATTTAAAAAGTTTGGAAAAACAGATATGAATGTATCAGTTGTTGGTTATGGTGCATGGGAGTTAGGCGGTAACTGGGGCCCAATAGATAGAGAAAACGCTGTTAAGATATTAAATTTAGCTTATGAAAATGGAGTTAATTTTTTTGATACAGCTCCAGTTTATGGACTGGGTATGTCAGAAGAAAGTGTTGGGGAATTTTTAAAAGGCAAAAAAAGAGAGAGTTTATATATTGCAACAAAATGTGGTCTTGAGTGGGATCAAAAAGGAAGAATAAGAAACAATTTAAAAAAAGAAAGGGTTTTAAAAGAAATTGATGACTCTTTAAAAAGACTTAAAACAGATTATGTAGATCTTTATCAGATTCATTGGCCAGATCCAAATACCCCTTTACAAGAAACTGCAGAAGCATTACAAAAAATATTGGATAGTAAAAAAGCTAGGTATATAGGAGTTTCTAATCTTAGTTCTATGCAAATAGAAGAATTAGCCAAATATGTTGATATTGTCTCTACACAAAATTATTATAACTTATTGGTAAGAAATATTGAAAAAGAGTTATTTCCAGTAGTAAAGAAATATGATTTGGCTGTGATTCCTTATAGTCCATTAGCTAAAGGCCTATTGACAGGGAAAATTTCTAAAGATTTTGTGCCAGATAGAAGAGATCCAAGAGCAATGGATGAGATTTTTAAAAATCGTGATTTATTTGAGAAAAATGTCGAAAAAGTGGAAGAATTGAAAATTTTATCCAACAGGATAGGAAGACCTCTTTCTCAGTTGGCTATAAATTGGTTATTGCATCATGATGAAGTTCCAACGGTTATTGCTGGTACAAAAGATGAAATGCATCTTATGGAAAATATAGAAGCAGGAGATTGGGAATTGAGTGAAGATATTTATCTTAAGATAGAAAAGATAATAGAAGATTAGAAATTAATGGGAGGAAGCATATGTCAATTTTATGCAGTGGAGAGATTCTTTTTGATTTTATTTCTAAATCTTTGAATAAAGGTTTAGGCGAGAGTGAGTTGTTTGAAAAAAGGCCGGGTGGGTCTCCTTTTAATGTTGCAGTGGGACTGGCTAGGTTGGGAACGAATGTTTCTTTTTTGACTAAGATTGCTGAAGATCCGTTTGGTAAGTTTCTTTTATCTTATATAAAAGATTGTGGAATAAATACTGATTTTTTATTTACATTAAAAGATTTT encodes:
- the groES gene encoding co-chaperone GroES; the protein is MTVKPLGNRLLIKPIVEEKKTEGGIVLPDSAKEKPQKAEVKEVGKLEEDYDIKVGDKVIFSKYAGTEIKIDDEDYIIIDIDDVLAKVED
- a CDS encoding Crp/Fnr family transcriptional regulator; the encoded protein is MDRFIDIISRINIFSNFTKGELLKIFGNTSYHIKEYSKGTLIRNSGERVEEFMILVDGQVITEMVDFNGKSLEIERIKAPDILASALLFAKENYLPVDVIAATNVTLICIEKKYLIKSFKENSDFLLSFLEDIGEKFLFVAEKLRMNTFNTIRDKFTMYLLNLYNQQNKSIELKIPLTLEELSNLFGIERPSLSRVISEMQKEGLFEKNGDRIILKKLKK
- the fsa gene encoding fructose-6-phosphate aldolase, with translation MEIFLDTANIEEIKTGVVWGIVDGVTTNPTLVSKENAVFEERIKEICETVEGPVSAEVVSTEYAGMVKEARELVKISEYVVVKIPLIPDGIKTIKTLSKEGIKTNATLVFSPLQALLAAKAGATYVSPFIGRMDDIGNTGMEIVEQIKVIFSNYGYETKIIVASVRHPQHVLEAGLVGADVVTVPFNVLDKMFHHPMTDIGLESFLSDWKKYQDYLKNKN
- the groL gene encoding chaperonin GroEL (60 kDa chaperone family; promotes refolding of misfolded polypeptides especially under stressful conditions; forms two stacked rings of heptamers to form a barrel-shaped 14mer; ends can be capped by GroES; misfolded proteins enter the barrel where they are refolded when GroES binds), which codes for MAKILKFNEDARRALERGVNVVADAVKITLGPKGRNVVLEKSWGSPTITNDGVSIAKEIELKDKFEALGAELVKEVASKTNDIAGDGTTTATVLAQAMIQEGLKNVAAGANPILMRNGIAKATDKAVEKIRNSSRKLSSKEDIAHVASISANNEEIGNIIAEAMDKVGEDGVITVEDSKTLETYVEFTEGMQFDRGYISPYFVTNTEKMEAEMKEPYILITDKKISAVKSLVPILEKVAQSGKPLVIIAEDVEGEALSTLVLNKLRGTLESVAVKAPGFGDRRKEMLRDIAILTGGTVISEEVGLTLEDVTINDLGQADVVRVGKEDTIIVGGKGETDAIKERIAQIKAQIENTTSDYEKETLQERLAKLSGGVAVIKAGAATETELKEKKHRIEDALSATRAAVEEGIVAGGGVTLLKIKKDIEEFANTLSGDEKIGAQLVAKSLDAPTKLILRNAGLEPAIIIERILEKNDEAYGYDVLKEKYTNMFEAGIIDPTKVTRSALQNAASISSMLLTTEVLVAEEPKEESHPEMPQTPEMY
- a CDS encoding DUF401 family protein gives rise to the protein MVISIKLIKKVHWAIFIATIITAIVSLNLNYIGRGLIETLTQKDFYEVILVIYGIYLLSDTMKRSGSSQIFAKNIESLFNSRQAIGLMPMLLGLLPMPGGAMFTAPMVKDISDENKIDRVEATAMNYWFRHSMEFFWILYPALILESALTGINLTRLLLLQLPIGLFAIMGGWIYFKNGKIKVKKDKDNWISLFKSILPIIIIIIGVVSSLPGWIVVLIVSLVYTIYNKNYKDILNIRGETILLLLFVFWYKNFITVSNLSNDFVGNLTLWGVSPWWIIMISPIVIGLITGITQAGFAVTMPIALSFVEAGIIPLVPVAITTYFFSVLGVLLSPVHLCLLLTTKYFEVSIYSVIKKIIIPIICAIIGYILIMFFYIF
- a CDS encoding cupin domain-containing protein; amino-acid sequence: MSNKEIDKVLLNNVSILKDLVGYQQGNVVSRTIVDKTTGTVTLFAFTKDQGLSEHTAPYDALVHVLEGEAEIIIDGKSYNLKEGEAIIMPANHSHGLTAKNEFKMILTMIKA
- the hcp gene encoding hydroxylamine reductase, whose amino-acid sequence is MGMFCYQCQETLRNEGCVFSGICGKTPETANLQDLLIYVLKGISYWSIKAREVEVEDSDVDLYVAEGLFVTITNVNFDEERIVEYINEALEKRNIIEKKFKEAYEKKYGKSFNEEVPDAAIWAPQEKTEEEYLEKAEKVGILSEENEDIRSLKSFLLFGLKGVAAYTDHAYVLKNSNDDILTFIENALSQTLRNDITAEELTNLVLETGKYAVNAMALLDEANTSCFGNPEMTEVYTGTYEEPAILVSGHDLLDLYEILEQTKGTGIKVYTHGEMLPANAYPELKKYDHLVGNYGGSWWKQQQEFEEFGGAIVMTTNCIQKPRESYKDKIFTTGLVGWPEVTHIPNRKDNRQKNFSPVIKKALEIGPIKKREGKKITIGFAHQQTAQVADKIVEAVKAGKISKFYVMGGCDGRNKERNYYTNFAKELPQDTVILTAGCAKYRYNMLDLGDIEGIPRVIDAGQCNDSYSLVLTALKLKEAFGLNDINELPIEYNIAWYEQKAVAVLLALLYMGVKGIRLGPTLPAFLSPNVLETVAKTFDIKTI
- a CDS encoding phosphatase PAP2 family protein, which produces MSKKFFLIILLFIFSHSFFSNDLLTKESTDINRFNFNFDDLSRSFIKENNNNTLESISEFLTNYDYFFLVLLPISGYSAGYLLNDDKLKKVATDSILSSALTGSIIITTKIFVGRERPNPENDTYSFKPFAPLTEGSTYTSFPSGHSAVSWAAYTPYAMQYNPWIFSIPFSISLSRLIEDRHWLSDVVVGSLIGYYVASYMYYR
- a CDS encoding HD domain-containing phosphohydrolase — its product is MVKKYILVTLMLIMFLNAFSNILNVIFGDYYPDIYIDNEGIISGFAVDILKEVEKNSNLTFNITIMNWDEAYETFLNTDDYDLIGLIIPTKERKEIFNFFDSVISSTPFIMTLYDNNKTYNELKNYEIGILKNSFLKGVLENEGFNNIIEYSTTDEIIKDLLDKKIESAAIEDERVIQRYLILNDLKPNIKYMKIFDPQPLTFASKINSKNEALKEFDRTLKTVLKSSDFELIQNLWMGIDTSYILERQKQANRLLIFSIVILSGFFIALIFFNIRSRTMVKNIKLTNKELENSFEKISILSDENKELSEKLEKIHSIFYSFIESNDTKSILNNSLEGLINLLPEAEAGSIGLVSDHTWKIYAAHGFPKDIYNAYLPIEEVIKVGKHVKEINNLNDYNQNIPKETENIFSKIESSQIKSSLFIDLYNGELFLGNISVNSKKALTFSESSKKIMEIFGRLIEIFIDLKFKEREAIDAYNYSLQKLSNVAENFDSETNIHMERICDISYEIAKKLDLKEETCQEIKRYAYYHDIGKILIPIEILKKPRELTPTEFLIIKKHTEYGAEIIGDAEIFKVAKNIALYHHERWDGTGYPFGLKGEDIPIEARIVAIADVYDALRSRRPYKKSFTHEQSMKIITVGDERTSPTHFDPKVLDIFKKIIENFKKRY
- a CDS encoding aldo/keto reductase, which encodes MRFKKFGKTDMNVSVVGYGAWELGGNWGPIDRENAVKILNLAYENGVNFFDTAPVYGLGMSEESVGEFLKGKKRESLYIATKCGLEWDQKGRIRNNLKKERVLKEIDDSLKRLKTDYVDLYQIHWPDPNTPLQETAEALQKILDSKKARYIGVSNLSSMQIEELAKYVDIVSTQNYYNLLVRNIEKELFPVVKKYDLAVIPYSPLAKGLLTGKISKDFVPDRRDPRAMDEIFKNRDLFEKNVEKVEELKILSNRIGRPLSQLAINWLLHHDEVPTVIAGTKDEMHLMENIEAGDWELSEDIYLKIEKIIED